CTTTAAATGCTGTTAACACTTGTTAGGTTCTAGCATCTAGAAGATTTCACGAATAACAGTTACGGTTTGGGGAGGTACTGAAATTGCAGGAGTTCTGTCGTCAGGGTTTAAGTTGGTGAAAATTTAGTGGATTTTGTTGCTAATAGGATATGAATCATCCTAATATTATAGGGGTAGATGACGGTTTACCGCAGCGGCGAAAAGCAATGGTGCCTATGCACCCTGGTGCGGGTTCAATCCCCACCAATCCCCCTCCCCCCCCAACAACTAGCAATTTAATCCACTATCTCATTTGtcataaaaaaaatcttaatatTTTAGGGACTAGTTCTGTTTATAGGGTTGAGAAATAATGGTTCATCGGTGCCTATTGAAGGATAGAACCTGCTCAAATATAGCCATATTTTATAGAATGGCTGAATTTATAATCTAGGATCATGATGCGTAAGATTGAAGGCACTAGTAGGACAAGAGGTGGGCCATTAGTATGTTGGTCGAGGCTGCAAGAACATTATTTGTAGCTATGCTGTTCGCATGTCTATGTTGGCTTATGCCTTTGTTTGATACGTATAAAAATGAAATGGATCATGCTTAAATCCTATGTTTACCATATTTTTCTACATCACTTCATGGTTTCCTCCACCTTAATGTGAAAGGTTGAGTAGTATGTGCATTGTCATCATTATGTTTAACGTTTCTTTTCCTAGTCTTGTTGCAAGTAACTAAAGGAACCTTTGGTTATCCAGGTGCTAGGGAACGCTAAAGGAGCTGTAGCTGTGGTGGTCTCGATATTGATTTTTAGAAATCCAGTTTCCGTGACAGGAATGATGGGTTACACTCTTACAGTCTTTGGAGTGATCCTATACAGTGAAGCCAAGAAACGAAGCAAATCATAGTTCCGGGAAAGCATCAAGTGAAATGTCCTACGTTTTATATTCTGTACTGCTAGAACAGCTTCGGCTGTCCTGGAGGCAAAGTTGGGGGGTACATGCCTACCAGTTGGTGCCGGGATCTCGCCTCTACAAAATTCTATTTTCCCCCCGGAAGCCTGAGTACGTGCGTGGCTTCCATTTGTATCAGCAAACAACGCAGGATAAGTCGAAACAGTAGGAAACTTAATAAGTGACTAGTATTATGGTCTTCTATTATTCCCAGATTTTGGGGTTACGGCAGAAATTCAatgtttttatcattttattcttttcattaaaatggtTGTAGTCTGTTATTAACATTTCGTATATTGAATCAATGAAAAACAAATCATTTACAGACTTGCATTTGAGACACGGACTCGTTTGGCACGCCGTATAAAACACCGAATATACAGAACCGGATGTTTCGTGTCCGTTTGTATTAAACAGTCACCAGATTAAATAATCCGACTCCACCTATTTATACGGTAAACACCTGACTAGTTATTCTCTCCCAAACCACGGTAGAAGTCTCTCGCTCTCTCGTCTGAAATGAGCCAGGTTGATCTTCAGGCTGCATGTAACATATAATTGCAGCATATTAACTGATGTAAAAACTCCCACGTCTAAACAAAAACTAACCATTTATCTGACATTTTTACGGAAGAAATCATATttctgaagaaaaagaagaacctTGTCGACGGGGATGTTGTGCCTGCAAGTGATTTGAGCAGTCCCCGATTCAGCTACGGCGGAGAACTTGACAACTTCATTGCTCACAGATATCTTAAGTTTAACTGCACTTATTTATTTACCACATCATTGCATaagtaattattatttttcaatcaGTAAACGTTTTGGTATGTGAAAAAGTAGAATACCAGTATCGCCAATGCTGCTAAGATCCTTGCAAATCGTAGCAAGCCTCTCCGGCGGCATCCTGACAGTGGCGTGGTACTCTTCTTCTGGAATCCCAAGATATTCGCCTACAGTCTGCGTTAGCTTCATCTTGAAACGGGAATTCGTATCCCGCGTCTTGATCTTCATGACAGTAAATTTTGAACAAGAAATCAGCAAATTTTTAGAAGAACCAAGCCGAGTTGCAAGGAATGAATTGCAAGTGTCATCACCTCTGCTTTTCCGTAAAGAAATCAAGTCCAATTCTTTCACACAAACTAAACTAAGCCAATCTCCGAGAACCAGCCCTGCCCGAAAACCGAGTTTGTATTACGATACCAGCAAATCCcagaaaataagaaaagaaacagAAGGAAAGCGATTCAAGAAACTGAAAGAAAATGCAGAATATATATAAGTTGAGGTTTCCATAGACATACCAATAAAATGCAATGCGCGAATTGAAAGCAGTTGTTCTGCGCCGAAGAGATCAGAAATTTGTTACTGTTCTTGGACGGAAAAATCTTTAAGCCTGAATCTGAATGAATGCCTGTAATTTTTCTCCCTGAAATTTCTTGAATGCGGTTATTCTGTATTTTTTCTTTCCCGCCAATTATAACTAACTTTAACAAACTAGCGCTAACCGCTTCAACTGACTATTATCAACTTGGCTGTCCTCAAATAATAACTGTTTGGAGTCATTAGTATAACTGTATAATTACCATTTTCGAGACTTgttttgaaagtgcttttaaaataataaaaaattcttCTCATAATGTTTcgcaaaaaaaaagttaaaagtgTTTATGGGTTTAaaagaagcactttaagtgctttatGAAAGACACACTTGCTATGTGCTTTCAATAAAAGTGGTTTTTATGAATCACttgcatttttttattaaaaatttcaaTGTGCTTCGATTGCTTTCAGCATGAGTGCTTTTTGAAAAAGCATTTCTAAACAAGCTCTCGGAGTTATAAGACCATCACACTCAAGAGTTTCTTTCTTTTGTGGGGTTGGGGAGGGAAAATAAGACGAAGATGATAGAATCTTCATATATTTGCAAAATGCCGATAAAAATGGTGACAACATGAACTTTACTGCACACAAAGTCCCGAAGAAGGTCATTTTACTAACTGCCGGACCCAGAATCACATACATGAAGCAAAACACAACAATGTGCCCAAGATTGATGAGCCGAATACAAAAGAGAAGAACCAAGTTTTCTCACTCCGCCATGGAAAAGCGTGAGGTTAAAGAGGGATGCAACACTCTTAAACAAACGAAAGCCATGTAATCGAACATTTAAATACGGAATTTATGCTTCTGGAATGGAGGCTACTGTTGCTGCTGCCGCTGCTGCTGCAGCTGCTGTGCGCTTGATTGATGCAGACTTAATAAGATGGTTGTAGCTCCCCTTCTCCTTGAAAAGCTGGGAGAAATGGTGCTTGCAGTATAAAATGCCCTCCAGGGCAGCGTAGTTTGAGGGAGTAATAGGACAGCCGCCGTGAGAACACTTGAAACACGACTTGTGGTAAGCCTGGCTCTCCACTGTCACCTGCAAAATTTTGGTTCAATAAACTCGAATTAGTTTCgtgggattttttattttttatttctcaaatttggggTGAATGGAGGTTGGAAAGACTATAATGCGAGCAGACATGATTTACACAACTGTCCAATTTTCGCATTGGAGATTGACTTCTAAAATGGAATACTACTCCAGGACATACTGAACATCTAGCCAAAGAACAAGCACGCGATACCCGTGATTCATATCTTTGTGCATTATACGAAAAATGTTCATTTTCTTAAAATAACCATTGCAGAGGAACTCATTTGTTTCTATAGAGGTCATGTGAAATTCATGTAACCTCGAACACCTCTGGTTATAATTAGGAAATTACAGAACATGTGCTCAACTTATATCAATGCAACGAAGTCCCAGTTCCAGCCAATTCTCTTTTGGTAAAGGGGGAAAAGAGAATAGTCGAAAGAAAAATTATCAAGAAAAGACATATCTTGGGATCCTACCTTCTCCAGTGGGTAAGCTGTTTTACCACAAGTAGCACATTTGTCTTGTGTTCCAGAAAACATGCTAGCAGCTTTGCTAGGTGACCTAGTCTGAACCAaacacaaacatttgagaatcagTGTTAACACGACCCGATAGTAAGAGTACTTTGTTCACTCAAAAACTGAGTTTATAACAGCGATGTAGAAAAGTTTACCAGCTCTGGAGTTAACTTCTCAGCTGACTTTGCAGCTGCTGCAAATTAAATTTACAGAAGATTAAAACGGtaacaataaaaacaaaaacggTTTCACCAGGAAAAAGAGAAAGACATACGCGACTGAAAGTTCTTGTTGAAATTGCCAGTCTCCTTGAACAGTTGCTCAAAGTGAGGCTTACAGTACAGGACACCTTCCATTGAGGAATAATTGCTCAGCTGTAAAGATATATATCACAAAAGCCTTAGAAACAAGAAGAAACTTCCATAAACAACTCCATAAGTTACATATCTTAGTTGAACAGAATTCGGGTCAATGGCATGAACAAATCTCACTATTCGAGTTCTCTTTCAAACATATGCATTCACACGCCGACAATATTACAAATTAGATATTCTATGTCATTACACCCATTGGCATGATACTAACAATCCTCACAGAAAACAGAAATCCTTATCTAATTTGGTCTGAAGTATCGATAAAGCAGTAATCTTCATAATTTGCTTTGAATCAAACAAAAATGACCAAAAATCGACAACAAAGCATGAAATGAGGCAGAATTGAAGGTTGGTTTAGTACCTTCAAAGTCCCTTTGCAGTGGGTGCATTTGAAGCAAGACTTGTGGTAGGAAATCCCATCAGCAGAAAGCTCCTCCACTGGGTAAACTGTCTTTTCACAAGCCTTGCATTTCTGCTGGGTGCCAATGAAAGACATAATTCTTTCTCCTTCTAGATCTGACTCTTCTCTCTCAACCAAGATCACCACCACTCAACCTCCCGCCTGTAATGAACAGTTAAACAAAAGGAAATGGCAATCAAAATTTCTGTTTGGCTCCCGAGAAAGTAGAAGAAAGGAAATGTAAAAGCACAGTGATTCATTGACCCAGATAACGTAAAACAGTAAAGTTACAGAATTTGGCAACTTTATCAACAAATCCACAGAAGACCCACAATCCCAAATCTTTTTTCCAGCTTTCCCAGAAACCGATCTAAAACTTTTAGAACATAAGCaactaaattgaaaaaaattacacatTTTTTCTTAAGATTTTTTCTTTGATCCAACCTTCAAAGGAcacaaatgcaagaacaaatgAATGGAGATCTGGCAGCAGAGATTATGAAATGAAGTCAATAAACATTCTTCAGATTCAGAAAAGCGTACCCTTTGAAGCTTTAAGGCTGACTGAGTGAAGCTAAAAAATCTCGACAAATAAAAAGGgtagaataaaaaagaaaagattttGAAAAATGGAAAGAGCGAGAAAAGGGAGGAGGGCAAATGGGTCCTTTTCCGTACAGAAGGAATGAAATGCCGGACGGTGAATGGCGAAGGCTTTTTGCAGGGAGCGGATGCAGCGTAGTGCAGGAAGACGACGACGACGAAATTGTCGAGATTAGAGCGTGAGAGAGACCCCTCCGAATCCGATGAGAGAGATTTTAAAGGcgttataaaatataaataaaaaggaataaaaaTATCCGCGCTGGAAACAATTTGGTTCCACCTTGTATCGTCCAACGGCTCGATTTTACGCGGCTTTTCTCGCCCTAAGTTGCAACAACAAAGTGGTTTACAATaactaaaagcacttccaatTACATATGGCAAGAACTTTTGCGTCGTagaagtgcttttttttttatgaaccaCTTGGATCATTGGGAAATACTTGGATTTCTTTATAAAAACACTTCTTAAAAGGCTagtcctttttatttttaagtaattaGAGGATAATTAAATGCATACTATTTGTTTTATCAAATTAAATGCATATAATCGAGGATTTGCATCATTTCCTGAGCAATGGTCCAAATCCTCATGACCCAATAACACGAACGGGTGAATTTTGATCAAATGACTACAAACAAAGAACTTctctaaaagttgtaataatTGTAGTAatttgatcaaaatccaacggtcaGTGTTATTGGGTAAGAA
This region of Malus domestica chromosome 07, GDT2T_hap1 genomic DNA includes:
- the LOC103455087 gene encoding LIM domain-containing protein WLIM2b isoform X2 yields the protein MSFIGTQQKCKACEKTVYPVEELSADGISYHKSCFKCTHCKGTLKLSNYSSMEGVLYCKPHFEQLFKETGNFNKNFQSPAKSAEKLTPELTRSPSKAASMFSGTQDKCATCGKTAYPLEKVTVESQAYHKSCFKCSHGGCPITPSNYAALEGILYCKHHFSQLFKEKGSYNHLIKSASIKRTAAAAAAAAATVASIPEA
- the LOC103455087 gene encoding LIM domain-containing protein WLIM2b isoform X1 encodes the protein MSFIGTQQKCKACEKTVYPVEELSADGISYHKSCFKCTHCKGTLKLSNYSSMEGVLYCKPHFEQLFKETGNFNKNFQSPAAKSAEKLTPELTRSPSKAASMFSGTQDKCATCGKTAYPLEKVTVESQAYHKSCFKCSHGGCPITPSNYAALEGILYCKHHFSQLFKEKGSYNHLIKSASIKRTAAAAAAAAATVASIPEA